A genomic region of Limnochordia bacterium contains the following coding sequences:
- a CDS encoding spore coat protein: MLSDKDMALDYLEMCKTGTSEALKAALECSNQNLRGTLMSYVTQGEKDSLELSKLASTNNWYLEAGPADSQEIQRISGFYTSAATPMGFTVR, from the coding sequence ATGTTAAGCGATAAGGATATGGCCTTAGACTATCTGGAAATGTGTAAGACTGGCACGAGTGAGGCGCTCAAGGCTGCCCTAGAGTGTTCCAACCAGAACCTACGAGGTACGTTGATGAGTTACGTAACCCAAGGTGAGAAGGACTCCCTTGAACTGAGCAAACTAGCATCAACGAACAACTGGTATCTGGAAGCAGGACCAGCTGATTCCCAGGAAATCCAACGTATTAGTGGATTCTACACTTCGGCAGCAACGCCGATGGGATTTACAGTACGCTAG